One genomic segment of Mytilus galloprovincialis chromosome 5, xbMytGall1.hap1.1, whole genome shotgun sequence includes these proteins:
- the LOC143074448 gene encoding uncharacterized protein LOC143074448 encodes MFLLQLVLTTLLVAHGNAVCSFPCEQQERAQYIFITGGSAELTSLEYFRNQSHLVQLSPSGEFAECHFRTGPFLVARRRGNEYTCVKRLALDPTGGIVVWYGLPWRTFRSTPSLCEICYGQWSSSLLLARDLQRRANSIRRSCKCIINNGMQRAKELPYP; translated from the exons atgtttttacttCAGCTTGTGTTGACAACGTTACTAGTTGCTCATG GAAATGCAGTGTGTAGTTTTCCATGTGAACAGCAGGAAAGAGCACAGTACATCTTTATCACCGGTGGTTCTGCCGAGTTGACATCTCTTGAATACTTCCGCAATCAATCTCACTTGGTGCAGCTTTCGCCTTCGGGCGAATTTGCTGAATGTCATTTCAGAACCGGACCATTTCTTGTCGCCcg ACGACGTGGCAATGAATATACCTGTGTCAAACGACTGGCTTTGGACCCAACTGGTGGAATAGTAGTATGGTATGGACTACCATGGA GGACTTTCAGATCGACTCCATCACTGTGTGAAATTTGCTATGGACAATGGAGCTCTTCTCTTCTATTAG CAAGAGATTTGCAAC GTAGGGCAAACAGTATAAGAAGATCTTGTAAGTGTATTATAAA CAATGGGATGCAACGTGCCAAAGAACTGCCCTATCCGTAA